A single window of Gossypium arboreum isolate Shixiya-1 chromosome 13, ASM2569848v2, whole genome shotgun sequence DNA harbors:
- the LOC108463231 gene encoding squamosa promoter-binding-like protein 3 — translation MNKDFIAEELDNDMQEEEEEGVGGDHGFPDDEKKKKGYGRRGAAGGGGGVSPPACQVEKCGLDLSDAKRYHRRHKVCEIHAKAPFVVVAGLRQRFCQQCSRFHELPEFDEAKRSCRRRLAGHNERRRKSSAESSSAAESSNRRGMMISAQLKESHYLADDQRARVNPMAIHGSSSFKRSQIR, via the exons ATGAATAAGGATTTCATAGCTGAAGAACTTGACAATGACatgcaagaagaagaagaagaaggtgtTGGGGGTGATCATGGTTTCCCTGAtgatgaaaagaagaagaaaggttATGGAAGGAGAGGAGCCGCTGGTGGCGGTGGTGGGGTGTCGCCGCCTGCTTGTCAagtggaaaaatgtgggcttgaTTTATCTGATGCCAAGCGATACCACAGGCGCCATAAGGTGTGTGAGATTCATGCCAAGGCGCCATTTGTGGTTGTTGCTGGTCTCAGGCAACGCTTCTGTCAACAATGCAGCAG ATTCCATGAGCTACCGGAGTTCGATGAAGCAAAACGGAGCTGTCGAAGGCGGTTGGCCGGGCATAACGAAAGGCGTCGGAAGAGCTCAGCTGAATCATCATCAGCAGCAGAAAGTTCAAATCGCAGAGGGATGATGATCAGTGCTCAACTGAAAGAGTCTCATTACCTAGCTGATGATCAAAGAGCCAGAGTCAATCCAATGGCAATCCATGGCAGTTCATCTTTTAAGCGTTCCCAAATCAGATAA